The following DNA comes from Mya arenaria isolate MELC-2E11 chromosome 11, ASM2691426v1.
TAGTGGCGCCAACAATTGGTCCAACGGCAGCACCAATTATCCATAGTTTCTTGGCTGGCTCCGAATATGGGTCGGCGCATTCTGTTGAAATAAAAGCAGTAGTATTATTTATCATTCACCTATTTATCAATAGAACTACAATATTGAATTTGCCTATAAGGTAACATTATGCCCTTGAAATTTACTAGGAAATAAATTGCATGGTCATCGTAATTGTCAATTACGTAAAACACTAATCTTTTCATGTGAATGGTTAGATTTGATCCTCGAGTCTTTAAACATGGTCATGTAAAATGGGTGTTTGGTTTGTCcctgtattaaatgaaattctaaCTTATAATCGTATACAATTACCTGTACTTGGAGACCAGGATGAGTCTCCGTTATCAACTGTGCACGTTAAACAGTTAGTTGACTGACCCTGCTTGAAACAAATTCCATTTTCCATGCAAAACCCGCTCTGAAAATATATTACCAGATGAAACCATACATTTTTAGCTAATTTTCACAAATCTAAACTGCAGTTATACACATTCTTTATCCACATTGGCACGGTAAATTAATTGTGAATAATCACTATAATTCCATGTGGGACATACGTAGGTAGTTTTATAGAAGTAtgttcaaaatcatttaaacaatggaAGATGACTTATTATGTAATAAACCATATCGAATATTCCATGGAAAACGATATGtaacttatttatatattgtaacatGTGTGAACTGTTCAAACTAGAACGATACGACCTGAGTGATATTTACTTCGCATACATATGAACTAAAGAAAATAATGCGTACCTCCTTGGAACATTTGACAACCCCGTTAACAGTCGTGCAACTAACACAAGTAGCGTCATATATAACAAGCAAGTCCTCTTCACTAAAAGCACTACCGTCGTTGCTGACTGATACGTTGTATCCTCTAGCGATCGGCGCATTGACCCCTTCCGTAACGGAACGCCTTTCTCGTGCTTTTGGTAAATTACAACTTATCTCAACAATGGTTTCAATTTCTCCAGGAACAATTAAAGGATCCCGAATAACTACCTCCAGCGCGTGTACCTTAAACGTTTAAAAGTAAAGTAATTGCATTACCCTTTTTGGAAGTTCGAAATGCGTTCATAACTTATAAATCATGACAATGCATGGGATTGGTATTGAGAAGTATTAGTACAAGAagaacgatgatgataacatattttatcaattgaaCGTAAACCAGCAGCAAAGGAAAAACTGGCGTTAATGTAAAAtagaatataaacataataaagcGTACTTCGAAAGGCACCAGCTTGCATGAAAGAGTTGACGATTCAATAAAATTTCTGCCGAACACTGATGTTACACCGCATTCTCTCATATTCAAATCGCAAACACCTAAATCCGGTATTCCTTCAATACGTGGTGGTTGCCGTATATCTTGTCCGCAGTCGATATCATAGTATCCATCTTGACAAACGCATTGTCCTGTAATAAATTTTTGGCGTAGACGTATTTTGCAGTAAGTTTAATTTTGACGTGGAGGACTTTCTTTTCTTGTGAATTTCTTAACTGTATAAGCAAGCTGTAGGTACCACATATTCGAAGTTCATTACCAAGGATAACGGGATGGTATTAACCCTTAAAAGCTGCCCCATTTAAACAAGATATTGATTACGTGGTTACGTTCCATCTAATGGCTGTATTCAGTTATGGTCAAAGTAGCTCTGACTCTTGAATAGCTAGCAAAAACCGTCTCGTAGAAATGGTCTGATGTTAAAGTATAGGTATGTAATCCtctccaaaaaaaataatccatgTTTTGGGATGTTTCTGCCCATCGCATAACATcttcaatatatttgtatattcgtattctcaataaaatatcataataaagtCTGTGTGTCACACTATTTTCAATACAGTATTTAATACGTATCATTGTACATACACTATAAAgccaatttgaaataaatcacatATGCATTGAGAAAGGCGTGAAGTTACCTTTGTCGCATATTCCATGACCATTACAATCACCGGGACAAGCAATGTCTTCTATATCTTTCAATAACTCTGGTGTAAACAAAGCAACATACGGAGATGGAGTCGACTTGGGAGACAGCATCGGTGCAAAAGTGGTGCTGTTTTGAGtttctgtttcatttaaagtttcGTTAAACCAATCACTAGGTGCTGTAGCATTAGCAAGCACATCTGGAGGTATTGGCTGATTGAAACGCACATGTTCTATGCATGTTCCTTTGATTGCTTCCAAGTGAATCTTGGACCATACCGTCGAAGAAGTaatctaaaatatacatgtataaatggttATCCTTTCATAATAGTTGTGTTGATACGTCTAACTAAAATTAACTAGAAAAAACAAAGGCAAGAAAGGCCCTGTGTATCATCCCATCATATCGTTGGGTTACAAATATCAGTGGCATGGGTCCTCGACGTCTTGTTACTGGCAATGGTGGTGATTCTACATTATCAGTGTTTCTAAATTGCAATCATATACCAATCTAAATAAACCATACTTTCACAAAAGGCTTAACCGATAAAAAAACAGTCCAAAGTAATTTGTGAAAAAGAACTGGCTATACTCCATGTTCACCAATAAGATAAGAATGCCCGTACCTTGATAGCCTTGTCAATAAACAGTCTCAAACAGGGACTTCCATTTTCAACAATGTCTTTTTTGCATTCGAATTTCCATAGGAAAACTATTTGACTTCGGAAACGtttttaaatcgctttaaagaTATAACACTTAGTTTTCGGCCCTTTCATTGGCAAAACGGAAgtcatatttgtaatataaagtGAAAGCAAGTGATGAGGTATAGGTAAATGATCGTTTTACACTAAACGATCAACTAATGCTTTgttcaattatatataaatgttcacCAACGAAAAGTACATACCAACGTGTCGGCAACACAACTGTTAATGAAAGACGAAATGTTGAAATCTTTCAGGTTTGAACACATTTGAACAACTGAAGTGTTCATCAATCTGATACATTCTTGTCTTGCAGTGGATTCATTGTACTTGTTTGCTTCTCTCAAAACTATATGGTGGTCTCTCTAAAAACGAAATGTCTATAGTTGTGCCTGCTTTATAAGATTATTTAAGCCTTGTTAAGTTTTACCAATAAGTAACGacaaatcatttacatttttaatacaagGGTGGATATCGTTTTTTGCCGGATTTTGCAACTAAATTACTACAGAGACTATCAATTTCTGGAAAGTTCAAATCGCGATGGTTGCTGAAAAATCGCTTTGTAAAATGCAGCAATAGGGCAGTATCCACGATAAACACTTTACTaacttaaatttcataatatgtatgtatgtttccTGAGATTTAACTGGCACTAAGAACAAATTGATTGTTAAAGGTATGAACAGAGAACTAGGTGATCAATTATGACATCATTCGTGTCTaaacagaaagaaaaacaataaaaaatctaaCATGTTTATGAAAACGAGTTTGCACTTTTATAGTTGTTAAAACGCGTATTTAGAAATATGATAAAATCGAAGCGAAAACCGCACATATACAATAGATGTCTACACGTTTACAAAAACGCTTAAAAGAGTTTAAATTATCggtattgttttttatactgCGTAAGAAAGTAAATCATACCGTTTCGACAGTGCTTGACACACGGCGTGTTTTTGCGCTTCTATATCTGTCAACTGATCTTTTCTTTCTTGCTAAGGTGCATATAGGAAATGTTGACTTCAGACTATCTTCTTCACAAACAGTTGTTGCTTCCTCCTTGCATTTGATTTCCGTTTTATCCAATTGACCAATAATTGCAAACCGCCAGGAGTTTTTGTCGCACTCGCAAAATCTAAACCTATTATCCCATCCATACACTCGATTGTGATTTGCAGTGTTGAACAAATCTTCCGGGGTGTTTGTTAATCTGaagtgcatttaaaaaatagtaaatatgtGTAGCCTTGTAAACGCACATATTAAATTCTCGCAATGGCGAAATCTTACAAGTCtctcatcattaaaattttcaagaaatgaatttaaatactGTATATGCAACACAGAAAATAAGAACTGTAAGCAACACGTAAAATAAGTCACCTACCAATATCATAACACTGTCAGTTAAACGCATAGCTCAGACAAACACATCATTTTACGTTCTTATAAAAGGGGACCATCCTGGATTATACTAAACGGGCAtctatttcttaaaacaaactTCAACAATCTGGAGGGCTTCGAGCTGACTGAACATGTTAACATGATCTTTGGCCACTGAGAACAGTCATAACCTAAACGGGACCGATAGTCTTGTaataaataacagttttaaaaaatatagtttgtcGTCTTTAAATGTAGGAATTCCTATCGATCTCCAAGCTTCAAAATAGTATgatattcatattcaaataaacaaaacagatgGTATTATCAAAACCCTTCATCAATAAAAAAGCATGATAAAACGAAATTATATCAAGCCGGTGTTTATGCCCTTAGGAGCTCTAAGGTACGACATTTACCAAATAATTACtatattgtgttgttgtttttttaaatatatgacaataatatatacaaaataaacatttatttcacggaaaattaaaaataattttcccgCGTTATAAAAAATGACTGGCTTACtgatacattttcttaaagggactgtgcaCCATTGGCatcaaaaaaggtttttttctgtaacgaatctcaagacaattatttaataaaatgttttattttttgatatcattattgtaaaaaatataccaaaatgtaaaaagaatcgagtcggagaccggttTCGTACCGATGTCGCCataattgcagtccagtgttgtatccactatgctacgaaggcttatccAAAATAGTTGGaataattaagctatatacctaattgcgtaatatcacgtgataacatcgccaagccaatcacgcataaggaatgaattctactaggtagacatacctagtagtCTTTTTAATGGTAAAGTACGAAAATACTGCgaatgataaattatttgttaactatgtggtatttcagttagtacgtttcaatgcattgtacacatcgatacaaattttatgtcagttttcgtcaattttctcttttttttgctatttcatcatacggagtacagccccatTAACCCGTTCAATAAAAGAGTATATTATATGCCAACCGGTTTCGAATCCTATGTAATTCAAACATCAGTCAATAAAGAGCAGGGACAATTTGAAGTCAGTTTAACTTACGTATATTTCTGAAGGTCTGTTTGCGAAATGTGGAAAAACTGTGCATAAATTGGTTGTGAATCATGCTGAGGGTCGTCTTTTGGGTTTCCATTGCAATTCCCACAAAGACCGTCCGTTCTGCCGACATCTGGAAGACCGGCATATATGTTTACCTCCATGAATTTTTCCCAGCCATTTGAACCCCTGTTTTGCATCACTGTTATTTTTGTGCCAGTAGGAAGGATTATCTACATGTTCaaaaaataagcatattatTTAAAGTTTCTTATTCGGATCAGTCTAGCCGAATCAAAATGGCACTTGTACACAGTTACATGTATGGGTTCGTGAGATCAAGGGTGCGCTGAAATATATCTTGCAACTTTAACTCACACATTGCAATGGTGCTGTTAATGATTTCAATCATCTCGAAGACAGATTTGATAACACTTGCAGTTAAAAACAAGATGCACAcactttataattatgaaaaatcattCAAAGCAATGAACTTTGTGAAAGAGACTCGctgttttggcaccaaaaatatgtttgcccggttatgcatctgaaaacatttttgttataattattatacgcTTTGgaatcgaaattgcagaaaaaagtataaaaaactaGCTGTAGGGGGAGCAAATCCACACGTAAAACTAGAAATCTGCCACCATATTCACTCGTCCTCAAAGACTCATACTAAACTGACGGATATTTAAACCTGTATTGAATATCTTTGTAAGTAGGGGAGGGCCATTTTCTAATGCTGTcataacttgtggcccaacccaattgtataataatattgtttgtcgaAATTTATATCAcgtgtattttatttacaattagatacaattaaaataataactttgtAGCATCATGTGCTTATGTCAATAAACCAATCGTGTTAGAGCCATTCGCTGAATCGCACTACTaacgcaaatattttcaacaaaccCGACCCACAATAAGGAATGCTgacaaagacaaaaaatcatTATAGAAATCAAAATAATAGATAGTTATAAGCAGTTCACCATTctaatcagaaaaaaaacattacctTATAATCTTTGTTTCCAATCTTTGTTATCTTTCTGTGCAGTACACCATCATCACATTGTTTAAAGTTTACTTCAGGATGTGTCCCATAATTGATAAGAAAAATATCTCTTCCTGCCCTTGCGACAAGAGCCTGTATACAGTATGGGTGTAAAGCAAACGTACTATACGTCGGACATTTGTCCAGCTTTATCTGCACCTAGGGAAATAAATTAAGCTTACACTATCGTAATTAAAGATGGCTAAGTAGATGAATTGTATAAGTATTTTAAACCAGAACTGATTAAATCGAAAGGAATGGTTTAAGTATTGAAGAATGCGTCGAGTCAAACGTTTCGCCCAGTAAGTTGCGAGCTGTAGAAATAAGTCTGTGTTAATTGTCGAGGTAGGTTCGAGCCTTATACCAAGAGCACATTTTCTAACAGCTCAATGTTTTTACCATTATTGTACTTTTCAGAGCTACCAAAAACACGTGATCGAATGCTGACACACAAGAAAGCGAATACTTCTTCTTATTGGTAagaaacttttttaattttaatacatgcATCATACGATATTATTCAACTGATATTATTACAAAAATGAACTTACCTCTGTCCGATACTCAGTATTTCGGTAGAGAAGATACGAGCCTGGTTTATGCAAGTCGTAAGTCCttcaaagtatatttaaaaaaaatgttcaataacttttataACCTTTTTCAGCAGATAAGGTTGTATGAACAACATCATTGTGCAATACGTGAACAATtgtgatgtaaacaaacatgtcaGCTAAGCGTAAACTCAGTAGTGGTTTTAAAGGAAGCTCTTATGATAATATGATTCCAGGGTAGACAAGTATAAATAAAACGTGTTTGGAGAGGTTAATATTACTTCTTccacaaatgttttaaaaatatcaagtgTAAGGGAAAGTGCTGAGAATTTGGCAAGAAGTGGTTTACCAGCCAAGAACACTCGCGAACTTATTAGGGTTGTTACGAAAACACGTTTGTTTGGTCAAAGCTagccaaaatgttttaataaaatcataccATAAGCAAACGAACCTAAATACTTATTAAAGTTTCATACATTTGGCAGATTCAGAAAACGAACATCGTAGGACACTATCGCTGCATTTATCCATACCATGGACTCTTTTGTATACTTACCCACAGTTCAAAGCAAATTATATAGTGATGGGTTTTATTGGAGCGTTGCTAGTACGAGCACAGTTTTTATGGTACAGGGTGAATTAGAGACAGTATTGGAAGTGAGTCATCTTAGTAATGCGTGTGTGGTTGTAGTTGAACTTCAATACATACCAATGTTTTCGTATCAGTAAGTGTAGTACGATCATATAAATGCAATTGATAATACACTACCAAatatattcgtttttatttaaacacaattaacGAGAGATTGCAGAGGCAGATGTGGTGATATAAGCGTTCATAACGATAACGAAGAGGTTGCGTATTGTTCGCGAAGGAACATCGTTTTCCggcattatatttaatattttgaaatatgatgtttttgatTACACTGATATACgcattttgtaatgttttccAGACAGTTTAGCGTGCTCGAGCCCATCCGACTTTGCCAAGAGACATAACATGGGCACTTTAAACGCATTGTGTTCATATATGAATGGTGCATACAGAGAAATGCCATTTACTAAAAGCAGCATGAAACAAACTAGTTAATAAAGAATGGTTATTGTTCAACAGCAAAGCATtcgttttaaacatattcatttgactatatataaaatacttaccAGTCCCTGTCAAACGTTTTGATATGCGGATCAGAATGAGCGGAACAGAGTTTATTGTTCAGCTGAGTTGTGTCATCTATGCTCTCAACCTAAGTGTTATACAAAAAATAGTCacgattttaaaacaaaacaatggggGAATGAACAGATTTACAGATTAAACAGAATTAAGATGCCCCAGATTTGCTTGAAATGAatgctaaaattaaaaaaagtggaaatatcatatgaaaacaaaaacgaatTTGAAAAGTGTGATTGCCTTGCTATGTACTGTAACTAATCTGATGCTTACATCTTAGGCTTTCGGGTTACGAAATAAGATGTTATGTAAACTAGTTTTAATAACAATGacgttatttaataaaaaaatatgtgtatttgtCGCTTTACATGAAAGaactattaatatttaataacgATATGTGAAAACAGcagatttcttttttattttgggtGTTATAAGTTAAATTGTAatttagtttaatattaaaaatgatagaCACCATATTAAGAAGTTCAGAAATAATATctaataaatatgatataaatacaaaatgattaattattataaacacttACTCTGACTGGCTGCAGTCTGTAATTGTTCATTCTGTCATTGCATGCAGTGTGTGCAGAAAGAAATACGACATAATCCATTGAAAGCTTGCTCGATTTCCCTCCTACTACTGATGAAACTGTAATGTTTTTATACGAGCCAACAGCGTCTGAACTCACAAAGCGTGCACCGCAGGTGCTTGGACCACTGTTTGATTGAGTAAGCTTTGAAACTGAACAATGATCTGTCTTCGGTGGTATATAAAGCAAAACTTCCAACGAACAACCTGCCTGCGGGTGTGCAAACGGAACCGTCAGGGTAACTGATATATCGCCAGCAACTGCATCCTTTAATTGCAATCTTCCTTTTGGGTTAACCTTTAAGTATGTAAATagttactattattattattgtatcatTGAATATGTGAGATATCAAAcatggaaatattaaaaaaataaacaacaacctTGATTGCAGCAACGCAAATCTCAAAGcacaatatacaaaaaagaacatTAGAGAATTTAGATTAACTAAATTAACATACTAAGTACATATGTTATTGGAATGTGAGCAAATATTAatctctgtagttttcattgtatcatcgttatacaattaaatattatgttcttttgTTCTGGGTTGTCAAGCTGATTGCCATGAATCATTAACTTAGTGGTTATGCTCATGGCTCCGTCAATGGGATCGCTGGACggattttgattaaaatattgagAACGTTTCTGACCAAATCAAccgccaaatttccatttagtcattatcatacaattattgtctattgactttaaataaaatctgATATTCACTGGTAGAATATCATATTGACCGAGGTGAATATAGACCATCACATTACTACACgatatagatagatagatagatttatttcagtaaggaatgcacatacatggacatttaaaataaacaacatgtatagtaaataacattatacatacatgatattatcaatagccatgacaggcacaccgaaccaaggatgacacaaaaaagagaaaactctcatttccattgtggtcctttgtttTGGTGGCATGGCATAGGGAGGCAttgcatatttaagtaataatatagCTGTAATCGAAAttgcacaaatatat
Coding sequences within:
- the LOC128207536 gene encoding uncharacterized protein LOC128207536; translation: MDYVVFLSAHTACNDRMNNYRLQPVRVESIDDTTQLNNKLCSAHSDPHIKTFDRDWTYDLHKPGSYLLYRNTEYRTEVQIKLDKCPTYSTFALHPYCIQALVARAGRDIFLINYGTHPEVNFKQCDDGVLHRKITKIGNKDYKIILPTGTKITVMQNRGSNGWEKFMEVNIYAGLPDVGRTDGLCGNCNGNPKDDPQHDSQPIYAQFFHISQTDLQKYTLTNTPEDLFNTANHNRVYGWDNRFRFCECDKNSWRFAIIGQLDKTEIKCKEEATTVCEEDSLKSTFPICTLARKKRSVDRYRSAKTRRVSSTVETRDHHIVLREANKYNESTARQECIRLMNTSVVQMCSNLKDFNISSFINSCVADTLITSSTVWSKIHLEAIKGTCIEHVRFNQPIPPDVLANATAPSDWFNETLNETETQNSTTFAPMLSPKSTPSPYVALFTPELLKDIEDIACPGDCNGHGICDKGQCVCQDGYYDIDCGQDIRQPPRIEGIPDLGVCDLNMRECGVTSVFGRNFIESSTLSCKLVPFEVHALEVVIRDPLIVPGEIETIVEISCNLPKARERRSVTEGVNAPIARGYNVSVSNDGSAFSEEDLLVIYDATCVSCTTVNGVVKCSKESGFCMENGICFKQGQSTNCLTCTVDNGDSSWSPSTECADPYSEPAKKLWIIGAAVGPIVGATIVALAIYCYNKKRSQFRRKKLGSINPLNDTEVASVQQSKT